A window of Dissulfurirhabdus thermomarina contains these coding sequences:
- a CDS encoding riboflavin synthase — translation MFTGIVAGLGTVREIRPSGGGVAMAVEADFDLEAPAEGESIAVNGVCLTATTISLRRFTVDVSPETLERTTLGSLSPGARVNLERAVRLSDRLGGHLVSGHVDAVGTIRERRPLDRFTLFEIEIPGRLARYVIEKGSVAVDGISLTVNECRGERFSVAVIPHTARLTTMGLRRVGDKVNIEVDIIGKYIEKLMFTPREAAAPPPGLTKEMLARYGFA, via the coding sequence ATGTTCACGGGGATCGTGGCAGGTCTGGGAACGGTACGGGAGATCCGCCCCTCCGGCGGCGGCGTGGCCATGGCCGTCGAGGCCGACTTCGACCTGGAGGCCCCGGCGGAGGGGGAAAGCATCGCCGTGAACGGGGTCTGTCTCACGGCCACCACCATCTCGCTGCGGCGGTTCACCGTGGACGTCTCGCCGGAGACCCTGGAGCGGACCACCCTCGGGTCCCTGTCGCCGGGCGCCCGTGTCAATCTCGAGCGGGCGGTCCGGCTCTCGGACCGGCTGGGCGGGCACCTCGTCAGCGGCCACGTGGACGCCGTGGGCACCATCCGGGAGCGGCGGCCCCTGGACCGCTTCACCCTCTTCGAGATCGAGATCCCCGGCCGGCTCGCCCGCTACGTCATCGAGAAGGGATCCGTGGCCGTGGACGGGATCAGCCTCACCGTGAACGAGTGCCGGGGCGAGCGGTTCTCCGTGGCCGTCATCCCCCACACGGCCCGGCTCACCACCATGGGGCTTCGCCGGGTGGGGGACAAGGTGAATATTGAGGTGGACATCATAGGGAAGTATATTGAAAAGCTCATGTTCACGCCCCGGGAGGCGGCGGCGCCCCCCCCGGGGCTCACCAAAGAGATGCTCGCGCGGTACGGATTCGCGTGA